The following is a genomic window from Spiribacter sp. 1M189.
CGGTCAACCACCTGCCGGTGGACCGCTATGTCACGCCCGAGCAGTTCAACCGCTACCGCGAGATCGGTCTCGGCAAGGGCTTTCTGGAAGTGGTCTCGGGTCCACTGGTGCGCTCCAGCTACCGCGCCGACCGCGTACTCGAGAAAAACAACGTCGGCCTCGACCGCGCGGCTGGCGAGGGCTGAAGGCCGCTTAATAGCGGCCCTCGGCGCGCTCCTCCGGGGCGATATGCGGAATGGGTGTGCGCTGGGCCTCGCGCGCACCGCAGATGAGGTCCACCGCCCGGTCCGCCGCATCCTGGAACGGCTCCAGCACCGTATCAGCGCCACGGCGCTGCAGCTCCTCGGTCTCCAGGTCGTTGTGTGAGGCCACGGCGATCTTCCCGCCGAACGGCTCCGCCCGGATGATCTGCATCAGGGTGTGACGGCTGTCCTCATGGCTCAGCCCCGTGGGATGCCGGGGTACGGTGCTGACCACCCAGCGGGCGTTTTCGAGGGGCAGTGAGCTGATGAACTCGGGGTCGGTCGCATCCCCGTATTCGGCAGGCAGGCCGAGCTGCTTCGCGCGTCGGATTGCACTGGGGTTGAAGTCCACCCCCAGAACGGCAAACCCCCGTTGCTGCAGCCGAAGCCCCATGGCCGTCCCGAAACGTCCCATCCCGAAAATGAGGATATCGACGCCGCCCACATGCTCGTCGGCCTGTCCGCCGGGCTCACGCGGCGTCTCGGCGCGCTCGAACATCCACAGATGCCGTCCGAAATGGTCATAGAGCCAGTGCGAGTAGGTGATCATATAAACCGATACAGCGATGGTGACCAACCCGACCAGCGTCACCAGGCCCAGCGCTTCCTCTCCAACATGGCCCAGGGCGAGCCCCATGCTGATGAAGATCAGCGAGAATTCCGAGATCTGGGCGACCGTCAGCCCGGCCAGAAAGCCGGTTCGCCGCCGGTAACCCATGGCCCCCATGATGGCCAGGACGATCAGCGGATTGCCGATCAGCACGAAGGCGGAGAAGATCAGCGCCTCGCCAAGACTGTCCCCCAGCAACCCCAGATCGAGTGTGGACCCGAGGGAAATAAAGAAGAACAACAGCAGGAAATCCCGCAGCGGCGCCAGCCGCGCCGAGATGGTCTCGCGATAGGGCGTTGAGGCCAGTGAAATCCCCGCCAGCAGCCCACCGAGCTCCTTACCGAGACCGATGGCATCCGCCACCGTTGCGAATACCGTTGCTTGGGCAATGGCGAAGACCACCAGCAGCTCCGGCGCACGGGCCAGGCGGGCACTGAGCGGGTTGGCCACATAGCGCACGAACAGAATCACCAGACCGACCAGGGCGATTCCGGCCAGCAGCACCATGGCGATCTCTCCGGCGCCACCGCCGTCCGATCGGCCGCCAATGCCCACCGTGGACAGGACGATCATGGCCAGAACCACCACCAGATCCTGGACGATCAGAAAGCCCAGCGCGATCTGGCCGTGCAGCGAATCGATCTCGCGCTTGTCCGAAAGCAGCTTGACGATGATGATCGTGCTGGAGAAGGTAAGCGCTACGGCCACATACAGGGCGGTGACCGCATCCATCCCCAGGGCCAGGCCGATCAGAAAACCGATGCCGGCGGTGAAGGCCACCTGGCCGAGGCCGGTGACAAGGGCGACCGCGCCCAGGGAGCGAATGAGCTTGATGTCGAGCTTGATGCCAACAAGGAATAACAGCACGGCGATGCCGAGTGCCGAGAGCAGCTCGATCTGGGCCTCGGCATGGACGACATCCAGCATGGAGGGGCCCGCCATGATGCCCACCGCGATGAAACTCACGATCAGCGGCTGGCGTAGAAGGATACCGGCAAAGCCCACAACGGCCGCGAGCATGAGCAGAGCAGCAACCTCTGCAAAAGCGGAATTCAGCATCAAATCCATGAGCCCGCGCCTCTTGGCTGAATCGACGCCCCCCGACCGCTCTGGAAGGCCATCCTCGTGAGCCAAATCGTCCTTGCCACCGATCTGAGCGATCGCGCCGAGCGTGCCCAGCGGATGGCGCTGCTCATCGCCCGGGAGACCGGGTTCTCGCTCAAGCTGGTCTACGCCATTGATGCCGACCAACCCGCTGCGATGATCGAGGCCCAGCGCAACGAAGCAGACTCAATGTTACAGCGCCTGGCGGCCACGATCGAGAAGGCCGATCAGGTGGCCTGTTCGGCCGAGGTGACGACCGGCAGCGGCGTCGACGCGGCGATACAGGCCGCCGTGGATCACGGGACGACGCTCATCGTGCTCGGTAGCCATCGCAAGCGCCAGATCCGCGATCTGTTCCTCGGCGGCACCTCGGAACGGATCCTGGCCCACACCGATGTGCCGATCCTTGTCGTACGGGCGGCACCGGTGGCGCGTTATCGCAGGCTGCTGTTCGCGACGGATCTCTCGGATGCATCCCTGGAGGCCGCCAGAAAGCTGCCCACCCATCCGGTCACGGCTGGCGTGTCCACAACGATTCTGCATCTGGTCGGCACCGAGGAGCAGTCACCGGTGGCGCAGAATCAGATGAGTGACAGAGTCCGTGACGCGCTGTTGTCCAACGAGCAGGCCGTGGCTTTACAGCGGCTTGAGCGATTCGTCGACCGCGCGGGGCTGGATGTGGTCTCGCAGCGGGTTGAGGCGGACAGCCGGCCGACGGCCACTGCCCTCATCGAGTTGGCTTCGCGGGAAGGCGCCGACCTGATCGCTCTCAACCCGAGGCGGGCGACGGGCGTTGAAGGGTTCCTGCGCTACAGCGTGACCACCCGCCTGCTGAATTCATCACCGGTGGATCTGCTGCTTTTCTGATCAACCGATGAACGGTGCCAACACCACCGGCAGATAGGCATCCACAAGCAGAACCGCGAACAGGGCCATCAGATAGACGATGCTGTAGCCGAACGAGCGCATCGGCAGGGAACGATCCTCGGGTCGGGCCAGCAGGGCATAACCGAACCACAGATAACGCGCGCCCAGCGCCAGCGCCCCGATCAGATAGATGGGCCCGCTCATTCCGGTCGCAAAGGGCAGCATCGTCACGCCCACCAGCAATACCGTGTAGAACAGGATCTGCCAGCGGGTGTAGCGATCACCGTGGGTCACCGGAAGCATCGGAATATCGACGCTGGCATATTCCTCGCGTCGGTGGATCGCCAGCGCCCAGAAGTGCGGCGGTGTCCACGTAAAGATGATGAGGAACAGGAGCAACGCGTGCGGGTCGATGCTACCCGTCACCGCCACCCAGCCAAGCACCGGCGGCGCAGCGCCGGCGGCCCCGCCGATGACGATGTTCTGCGGGGTTGCACGCTTGAGAAAGAGCGTATAGACAAAGGCGTAACCCATGAGCGAGCCGGCGGTCAGCCACGCGGTCAGCGGGTTGACGGCAAAGTAGAGCAACGCAAGCCCGCTGATGCCGAGGGTGCCGGCGAAGACGCTGGCATGGGCGGTGCGCAGGTGGCCGGTCGGCAATGGCCGCCCCTGGGTGCGCTTCATTCGGGCATCCACGCGGCGATCGACCAGATGATTGATGGCGGCCGCGGAACCTGCCGCCAGCGCAATGCCGATATTACCAACAATAAGCGCGTTCCAGGGCAGGCTGCCGGGGCTCGCCAGCAGGTTACCCACCACGGCGGTGAACACCATCAGTGCCACGACGCCCGGTTTGGTCAGCTCATAGTAATCACGCCAGTGGTGCAGCAGATGCTGCAGCGGTGGCGCGTCATCGGCGGCCCGGGTTGTGCTCGCTTCCAGCGTGCGGCTCATGTTTCTGCCAGCGGTCGATTCACGTGAATGACGGTTACCAGTACGAGGAGTAGTACTGCAGCCCCGGCATTGTGCGCGACCGCCAGCGCCAGAGGCAAGCTGTAGACCACGTTGCCAATGCCGATCGCCAGCTGCAGCGTCAGCGCCAGCCCCACGGCGATGCCCAGTGCATGACCGATACCGCCGGCACGCCAAAGCCGCCAGGCGAGGAAACCGAGCACCAACGTCACCAGGATCGCGCCGACGCGGTGGACGAGGTGGATCGCCATGCGCGCGGGGTGGTCGAGCACCCCGAATTCATAGTTCACCCCGAGGCCTCGCCAGAGCACGAAACCCTCCGAGAAATCGGCGCGTTCGGGCCAGTATTCGCCCAGGCTGCAGGCCGGAAACTCGTTACAGGCCAGTGCCGCATAGTTCGTACTGGTCCAGCCGCCAAGCGTGATCTGTCCGACCGTGACCAGAACGGCGACCCCGATGAGCCCGCCAAGTCCCGCATTGCCGGCTAGTCGGCCGGTTCCCCCCAGATAATTGCAGCGCAGGGTGACCCACCAGAGCAGTGAGAGCGTCGTCAGG
Proteins encoded in this region:
- a CDS encoding cation:proton antiporter: MLNSAFAEVAALLMLAAVVGFAGILLRQPLIVSFIAVGIMAGPSMLDVVHAEAQIELLSALGIAVLLFLVGIKLDIKLIRSLGAVALVTGLGQVAFTAGIGFLIGLALGMDAVTALYVAVALTFSSTIIIVKLLSDKREIDSLHGQIALGFLIVQDLVVVLAMIVLSTVGIGGRSDGGGAGEIAMVLLAGIALVGLVILFVRYVANPLSARLARAPELLVVFAIAQATVFATVADAIGLGKELGGLLAGISLASTPYRETISARLAPLRDFLLLFFFISLGSTLDLGLLGDSLGEALIFSAFVLIGNPLIVLAIMGAMGYRRRTGFLAGLTVAQISEFSLIFISMGLALGHVGEEALGLVTLVGLVTIAVSVYMITYSHWLYDHFGRHLWMFERAETPREPGGQADEHVGGVDILIFGMGRFGTAMGLRLQQRGFAVLGVDFNPSAIRRAKQLGLPAEYGDATDPEFISSLPLENARWVVSTVPRHPTGLSHEDSRHTLMQIIRAEPFGGKIAVASHNDLETEELQRRGADTVLEPFQDAADRAVDLICGAREAQRTPIPHIAPEERAEGRY
- a CDS encoding universal stress protein, which produces MSQIVLATDLSDRAERAQRMALLIARETGFSLKLVYAIDADQPAAMIEAQRNEADSMLQRLAATIEKADQVACSAEVTTGSGVDAAIQAAVDHGTTLIVLGSHRKRQIRDLFLGGTSERILAHTDVPILVVRAAPVARYRRLLFATDLSDASLEAARKLPTHPVTAGVSTTILHLVGTEEQSPVAQNQMSDRVRDALLSNEQAVALQRLERFVDRAGLDVVSQRVEADSRPTATALIELASREGADLIALNPRRATGVEGFLRYSVTTRLLNSSPVDLLLF
- the cyoE gene encoding heme o synthase, yielding MSRTLEASTTRAADDAPPLQHLLHHWRDYYELTKPGVVALMVFTAVVGNLLASPGSLPWNALIVGNIGIALAAGSAAAINHLVDRRVDARMKRTQGRPLPTGHLRTAHASVFAGTLGISGLALLYFAVNPLTAWLTAGSLMGYAFVYTLFLKRATPQNIVIGGAAGAAPPVLGWVAVTGSIDPHALLLFLIIFTWTPPHFWALAIHRREEYASVDIPMLPVTHGDRYTRWQILFYTVLLVGVTMLPFATGMSGPIYLIGALALGARYLWFGYALLARPEDRSLPMRSFGYSIVYLMALFAVLLVDAYLPVVLAPFIG
- a CDS encoding COX15/CtaA family protein, giving the protein MKAHPWFFRLSLLTTAVTLCVVVLGAWVRLTDAGLGCPDWPGCYGQWDVPNTPDAIAAANEAFPDTPVHIGKGWREMVHRYLAGILGLMILALGIFGWRQRHRPGQPWRVPLFLVALVTFQAILGAWTVTWQLKPAVVTAHLLGGLTTLSLLWWVTLRCNYLGGTGRLAGNAGLGGLIGVAVLVTVGQITLGGWTSTNYAALACNEFPACSLGEYWPERADFSEGFVLWRGLGVNYEFGVLDHPARMAIHLVHRVGAILVTLVLGFLAWRLWRAGGIGHALGIAVGLALTLQLAIGIGNVVYSLPLALAVAHNAGAAVLLLVLVTVIHVNRPLAET